Within Treponema primitia ZAS-1, the genomic segment CACGGCGCAATAAAAGACGGGGACTACCTGGATGATACCGCCGCCCTTGAGCTGGCTGAGGCCGCCCTGGCCTTGAAGATCCCCCGCTGCCCCCACGGACGCCCCCTATGGGTCGAAGTGAGCAGGGAGGATCTATTCCGGGGAGTACAGCGGGTCTAAAAGCCGCCGGCAACTATCGTTTAAAAAGCCATTCCTCGGAGCCGAACTTTTCAGCCGCCAGTTCTTTAGTCCGCGCTTCTTCCGCTGCATTTGGGGTTTCCGGATTCAGTGAAAGATTCAGTATACGGCGGAAACCCTCCGCCAGTGAAGCGGCGGCTTTATCAAAGCTAATGTTCAGGCCCTCCGCCCGGAGGCTGGTAACCCGGCTCTTTACATCTTCGATGAGCTTGCCCTTCAGTTTTTCTGCGGGGACCTGGAGGAGTTCAAACATCAGATCCACATCGTTGTCCAGCAGAACCGTTCCATGCTGGAGTATACAGCCCATGCGGCGGGTCTGGGCGTTGCCGGATATTTTTCGGCCCCCCACAAGCACATCGTTGATCGGCGCAAACCGGGCATCCAGGCCCAGGAGCTTAAGACCTTCGATGATGCCCCCGCAAAACCGTATGTAGAAATCGTTAAAATCCTGCTGTGCCAGTGGATGGGTTACGGGCATAATAATACTGTAGGTAAGTTCGGCCTGATGAAAAACCGCCCCGCCTCCGGAGATACGGCGGACCACATCTACCCCGTGTTTTTTACAGGCATCAAGATCAACTTCTTCATGCAGCCCCTGAAAATAGCCTATGGACACCGCCGGGGGTTTCCAGCCGTACAACCTGAGGCATGGGGTACCGCCCCGGGCAGCCGATTCCAGAAGCGCTTCGTCCAGGCCCATGTTATAGTATCCATCGTGGCAGCCGGACTCCAGGAGCCGGAATGGATAGGGCGGCGGCGTTTCCACAGCCGGTGCCATCAGCCGGTTTCCCCTGCCGAAGTTTTCCAGGCGTCTAAGGCGTGGTAACTGGTCCGGGCCAGGGGCGCGGATACCACAGCGGAAAAGCCCCGTTCCCGGCCTTCCCGCCCGTAATCGGCGAATTGTTCCGGGGTAATATACTCCACCAGGGGGATCTGTTTTTCCGATGGCCTGAGATATTGGCCGAGGACCAGAATATCCACCCCCGCAGCGCGGAGTTCATCCATGGCCGCCAGGACTTCCTGTTTTTTTTCACCAAGCCCTAGGAGGATGCTGCTTTTTGTTACCAGCCCAAGGGCTTTAGCCGCCCTGAGGGTAACAAGGCTTTTGTCAAAGGAAGCCCGGCTGTCCCGGATATGCTGCAGGGACCGGACGGTCTCCACGTTATGGGCCGCCAGATCCAGGCCGGCGGCAGCAATGGGGGTAAATTCTTCGGCGGTATAATCCGGCGTGAGGGCTTCGACCTTTACTTCCGGTAGCCGTTCTTTAACGGCCCTAATGCAGGCGGCAAAATGATTCGCCCCCCGGTCACTGAGGTCATCCCGGTCCACGGAGGTCAGAACCAGGTATTTTAAGCCCAGCTCTTCCACGGCGGCCGCAATTTCAGCCCCCTCTGCTTCCCGGGGAGGCTGCCCTTCCCGGCCGGTTTTTACGGCGCAGAAACGACAGCCCCGGGTACAGATATCCCCCAGGATCATAACGGTGGCGGTTCCCAGACCCCAGCACTCACCCTTATTAGGGCAATGAGCTTCGTCACAGACCGTATGGAGACGGTGTTTGTCCAGGATCAAACGTACTTTTTTGCTGCTATCACCGGTAGGAATCCGGGACCGGATCCAGTCAGGCTTCATACTCTATGGGTTTTCCTTTAATTCCTGGAGTTGCTTGAGGTTCCGGAGTTTGAAGGTGGCCTTTTCCTGGATTTGACGGACCCGTTCACGGGTAATGCCCAGGAGCTTGCCGGTTTCTTCCAAGGTCAGAGGCCCCTCCCCTGCAAGACCAAAACGGAGCTGGATGATCTTCATTTCCCGCTCGGACAGGTAGGAGAGGATATCTTCCATGGTTTCCTGGAGGGTCATGGAGAAGACCATCTCGAAGGGCTCCTGCATGGTGTCGTCTTTAATCAGGTCCGCAAGCCGGGTAAGGTTACCGTCGTCTACAATAGTATCCAGACTGGTGGTCTCCTGGGAGAGTTTGACAATCTCCTTGACCTTGTTAATGGGGACGCCTAGATATTCCGAAAGTTCTTCATCGCTGGGGTCCCGGCCCAGATCCTGGGTTAGCTGTTTTGCAACAAAGTAACATTTTTTAATGGTATTCAACATATGTATGGGGATCCGGATAACCCGGCCCTTATCGGCAATGCTTTTGATGATGGCCTGCCTAATCCACCAGGTACCGTAGGTAGAGAAGCGGCAGCCCCGGGTATAATCGAAGCGCTCAACCGCCTCTATAAGCCCGATATTCCCCTCATCAATTAAGTCCAGCAGGGAAAGTCCCCGGTGCTGGTAATTTTTTGCAATGGAAACCACCAGACGCAGATTAGAATTGATCATATGATTTTTATGGCGCAAAAGGGATTCCTCCAGATTGGATCGTTCCACTCTGTAGACATCGTCCTTTTCCTTTTCATCATAGATATCTTCTAATTCATGGATTTTTCTGCGGATAGTTACAATTTTTTCGCCTATCCCCTGTTCTTCCTGAACGGTTAAGAGAGGGAATTTAGAAATTTGTTT encodes:
- a CDS encoding lipoate--protein ligase family protein, which encodes MAPAVETPPPYPFRLLESGCHDGYYNMGLDEALLESAARGGTPCLRLYGWKPPAVSIGYFQGLHEEVDLDACKKHGVDVVRRISGGGAVFHQAELTYSIIMPVTHPLAQQDFNDFYIRFCGGIIEGLKLLGLDARFAPINDVLVGGRKISGNAQTRRMGCILQHGTVLLDNDVDLMFELLQVPAEKLKGKLIEDVKSRVTSLRAEGLNISFDKAAASLAEGFRRILNLSLNPETPNAAEEARTKELAAEKFGSEEWLFKR
- the lipA gene encoding lipoyl synthase, which encodes MKPDWIRSRIPTGDSSKKVRLILDKHRLHTVCDEAHCPNKGECWGLGTATVMILGDICTRGCRFCAVKTGREGQPPREAEGAEIAAAVEELGLKYLVLTSVDRDDLSDRGANHFAACIRAVKERLPEVKVEALTPDYTAEEFTPIAAAGLDLAAHNVETVRSLQHIRDSRASFDKSLVTLRAAKALGLVTKSSILLGLGEKKQEVLAAMDELRAAGVDILVLGQYLRPSEKQIPLVEYITPEQFADYGREGRERGFSAVVSAPLARTSYHALDAWKTSAGETG
- a CDS encoding sigma-70 family RNA polymerase sigma factor, whose product is MAKKSRPVKESDPLALYFKQISKFPLLTVQEEQGIGEKIVTIRRKIHELEDIYDEKEKDDVYRVERSNLEESLLRHKNHMINSNLRLVVSIAKNYQHRGLSLLDLIDEGNIGLIEAVERFDYTRGCRFSTYGTWWIRQAIIKSIADKGRVIRIPIHMLNTIKKCYFVAKQLTQDLGRDPSDEELSEYLGVPINKVKEIVKLSQETTSLDTIVDDGNLTRLADLIKDDTMQEPFEMVFSMTLQETMEDILSYLSEREMKIIQLRFGLAGEGPLTLEETGKLLGITRERVRQIQEKATFKLRNLKQLQELKENP